The following is a genomic window from Bacteroidota bacterium.
GGTGATCAATTTGGCTTTCGGCGGGAGGATTAAATGCAAATTGGAACTCAAATTTCCATAGGCGGATGTCATTTCTGCATTGACCACAAAATCGTTGATGCCTCCCAAAAACTTTCCGTCGATCCTACAGGTGCCAAATCGGGACAACCAAGGCGGGAAATTCATCTGCGGCATGAGCTGCTTCAGTTCGCCAAACCGAAATTGACTGTCCTTGAATTTGATGTCCATAAAATGTCATCTCCTTTGGAATGGTCATTGATGCGGGCATTGAGAACAAGATGCCAAATTCCTCACACCTCTATCTACCGTTTTCAATTGATCTCGTGATCCGACCAAGGTTCCTTTGACCCCTACAATGCCATGCAAGGGAATTTCTGTCGCAGGAAGGAATTTTTGCAGCTCCTCAAAAGACAATTTACCGTCTTCAATCCCAAGGGTAAATTGCAAGTTTTCAGGCTGCATATAGTTCTTGACAGCAAGGCTTGTACGCAGTCGCGTGTAAGTCATCATGCCGACCCGCATCGAATCGGAATAAATACCCTCCCTCTATCCCTTCAAGAAACCCTCAAGTGAATGGGTTCCGACCATCGGTAGCGGCTTGGGTAGCAACTTGTTCCAGTGCCTTAAAATCAAATGTCGAAGACCTGAAATTGGCTGCAAATGCTGGGTTAGCTCGTTCCGCCAAGTGTCCCTGCGGATGTTTTGGACTTCGACATCCATATCGACCCGCGTGCGACCAATCCGAAGCTTGGTGCATCTGCACAAATACTCAACAGCCGGCTCTGACGGACGCAAATCGATGAGGGTAATCGGCGGAAAGCTCATTCTGCGTTTGCAGATGCTTACCTCATCAACAGAGAATTGTTTGATCTGCCCATACATTTTAAGGTCGGGATCCAAATGGTAACTCAAATCCGCGTAAAGCTCCCGAAAATGCATGTTGGAAAAGTTCATGGGGCTGCGCACTGCCAACACGGAATCCGATTTTGTACTGTCCACCATGGAAAATTCGCCCGTTCGGATGGCCACGGAAGGGAAATCCAATTCAAGGCGCAGCGGTTTGGAGGGTGTCGTATCCTTTTTGGGCGAAATCAGGCAGGTATAGTTCCAAACGGAGTCGATCCTGCTACGGTAAAGATGGGCCTGTGGGCAATCACTTGCACGTCGCTGATCTTGATGGTTTGGACGTCTTTGGGATGAAAAATAAAATTCAACAAGGAAAACTTCCGAATCCGATCTTGGCGCGTTGGATGGCAAACATGTCGATTTGCTGATCATCCTTCATTTTAAGATCGGTGAGTACAGCATAGGCGGGCAAGTCGATGTCCACCGTCCCAATCTCAATGCGAACACCGAGCGCATCCGAAATGGCATTCTCCAAAATCGGAACGAGCTGATTTTGTGCCCATTGGGAGCGCAAAACCCAAAGTGCAAGCAATACCAGCAAGCTCAGGCTCACAAAATGGCCGCAGCGTTCGGAAGAAATTGCACAAAATCCTTTTCAAATCAAGCAAAGATACGATAAGTGAATAAGTGATAGAGTGAAAAGAGTTAGGAATAGTTTAGAATGGAGAATGGAAAATGGAGAATGGAAAATGGAGAATGGAAAATGGAGAACTGCGAAGCACATCAGCGAAGCTAATTGAGAATGGAAATGGAAAAATGCGTAGCATTGGCGTCGCCGAATCTTCGATTTCGTGCAAGCATTGGAGTGTTCGGAGTTAGTCGCTGAAAAGTGAAGCAACGAATGCGCCCCAACGACATGATTAATTATTCATGATTCATTGTTAATTTTGAGCCGTGCCTCTGATCCTCTCGCTTATCGAATCCAGTTGGTGACGAAACTTCTGCTGCGGTGATCCGCGAAGGGGTGGTTTTGTCGAATGTCATTTCTTCATAATTTGCAACACAGCGTCTATGGCGGTGTGATTCCGGAAGTGGCCTCTCGGCTGCATCAGCAACGGGTTGTCGCGGTGACCATGGCGGCGCTTGCGGATGCGGGTGTGAACAAAGCGGGCGTTGGATGCGATCGCATTTACACGCCGGGCCGGAGTCTCGCGGTGCCTTGCTTGTCGGAACCTGCTTTGCAAAGGCATTTGCCCTTGGCTTGGAAATTCCGCTGATAGGTCAACCACATGAATGCCCACGTATTGGCCAATTTTCTGAGTGATTCGCCGCCGACGTTTCCCTTCTTGTGCCTCACGGTAAGCGGCGGACATACGCAAATTGTGCTGGTGCGAGACTATTTGGACATGGAAGTGATCGGCCAAAGCATCGACGATGCCGCCGGCGAAGCCTTTGACAAAGCGGCCAAAGTCATGGAACTCGGTTATCCTGGCGGTCCAACGATCGACAAATTGGCCCGCGAAGGGAATGCGAAACGGTTTACATTCCCCAAACCGCACCTCGAAGGGCTCGATTACAGCTTCAGCGGACTCAAAACCAGCCTTTTGTATTTGCTGCGGGATGGAAATCAAAACAAGCCCAACTTCATCCAGGAAAACAAACACGACATCTGCGCGAGCTACCAACGCCGGATTGTGAGCTACCTGCTGGGCAATTTCAAGGAAGCGGCCAAACTTCACGGCATCACCCACCTCGCCATCGCCGGCGGCGTCAGCGCCAACAGTCACCTTCGCCAAGAATTGAAGGAACTCTGCCAACGCAAAGGCTGGACAGCGCACATCCCCAAATTTGAATACTGCACCGACAACGCCGGCATGATCGCCATCGCCGCGCACTACAAATACCTCGCAGGTGACTTCACCGATCAGTTTGTGGTGCCGTTTACGCGAGAGAAGAGCTTGTGAAGCGTATTGGCAGCGGCGTCCGCCGCACGCCGACCGAACACTGCCTCCGGCGGAGGTTCGGATGATGATGTATCAGTCGCGTATTCCAAAAATCAACCAAAGCCGTAAATTAGCCCCATGTACCTGAAATCGATTCATATCAAGAACATCCGAGGCATTGAAGACTTCAAAATGGACTTTCCCGAAGCCAAAGAGGCAGGATGGCATGTGCTGCTCGGGCAAATGGTTCCGGGTAAGACGACGGTTTTGCGGGCGATTGCTTTAGCGTTGATAGGGCCGACAGAGATTTTGCGACTGGATCACCTCCAAGCTGGGGTCGTGGGTTCGTCAGGGGCCAATGAAATAGAATCTACCATTTCATTCAAAACTAAAACTGAATGGGAGGTGCAGGTGGAGATAGCACTTCGGTATATTGGAGATTCCGTGCATTAGATGGTCAAGGGATGTTCACAATCAAAAAGATGGACTGACCAATTGTACGATTTGAAAGGGACATTCAATTTCGAAGTCAAATGATCAAGGGTTTGGTTGGGCGAACAATGCATTAGAATTTTCTGCTGGATTCGGACCATTTAGGAGATTCTTCGGAGGTGATGAAGTCACTTAACAAAAGTCTATCCGAATAATCCCAACGCTCGGAGCATATATCACGTATTTAAAAAGACGCTTCATTAATAGAAACATGGATTTGGTTAAAGGATCAACTGACAAGGGCTTACACAGCTGCTAATCAGCCGAGCGTGACTTAGCTAAATTTGTTTTGGACCGTGTCAGGCATTTTTATCAATACCGCGGGGCTTCTTCCTGGAAAGGATATTCATTTCATGAAGCAACAGCGGACGGCGTATTTTCAAGGATGGCAATGATAGTATTCTTCCACTTAGTGAACTTAGCGAGGGAATAAAATCGGCTCTTAGCATTGCGTTGGAACTAATTCACCTCATCACCAACTAAGCTTGATTGGGTTGACAGTGATGACCGGAAACTAAAAGGAAATCTTGGTGCGACTTCATAGATAAAGAAGGACTCGTCCTCATCGACAGGGTAGACGCCCATCTCCACCAGACTGGCAGGCCGGGTGGCACCTGGTTTCGGAAAGTATTCCCAACATCAATTCATCGTCGCAACGCACAGCCCACTTGTCATCAGAGCCGCAGGTGACGACAGTCAGATTTGGTACCTGCCAGCAGCAGGAATTGAAGAAAACCACGACTCATAGAAAGCGGAGAACAGAAACAGTCTGGTTTATGGAAATGTCCTAGATTCCTACGGATCGGAGCTATTTGGCAAGCAAGATGGAAGGTCGCCAGAGGCAAGAGCCATGGTGGAAGAACTTGCCCAGTTGGAGACCAACGCGATGTTTGACGAAATCGACGAATCGGGCTGGAAACGGATTGACGAGCTAAAAGAGTTGCTACAACTATGATTTCGGTAAGGATCGAGGAGGCTCTGCTGACAAGTTCAACTCAAACGTCATTGCAGCGCAACCAAAAAGCAGTCAATGAGCGGTTGCTTAGGGATTCCCAAAGTGACCTCGACGCAAAGTGGAAGAGTTGGCGCAGAACAAGGCTGCCAACGAAGTGGCAAGCATTGTTGCAAACAGCAAGTGCCGGAAAAGGCCTTTGTTGCTACTGCGAACATGATCGCGCGGTGCAGATTGAACACATTTTCAATAAGAAGCTTTTTCCACAGCGCACTTTCGCATTTTCCAACCATCTCCTTGTTTGTCCGACCTGCAACAATCGAAAATTGGATGCGTTTGCGGTGTTTGAAGGTGATACTGGACTTGCTATCAGGTTTTTCGAAAAGTCAGCACCTCGGGTTGCCCCTCCCACTGAGCTTCCTGTTTTTATCGATCCACGCAACGAGGATCCGATGGACTATTTCTGGCTGAATTTGAGTACTGGTTTCTTTGACATTCATCGGAAAGCCACTCCTCGAAAATCCAAAATGGCTGAATACACCCGCGATTTGTTGGAAATGAACACTTCCAAGGAATTTATAGAAAAAAGGGCATCTGCTGTGGATCAATACTTGGAGATTCTGCGAAAATATGTTGGTTGCCGAAATTCTAACAGTATTGAGGAATTAGTGCAATGCTTTCCGACAAGGTATATTCCGATTAACACTGGATTCTCGTTGGAAGAAGCTAAGGAAATCGGCCAAAAACACTGGACTGAGGAGCTCGGTAGAAACCACTTCCCAACCATTTGGCTAGAAATGAAGCGCCAATACAAATTCAATCCTACGGTATTTGCACGCCTACACCCCGAAATCGCCAAAGTCCTACAAATGGTCCCCGAGCTATTGTAAGGCATTCATCCGCTCACTTCTAGCTCGAACAACCTTCATTCCAATTTGCGCGTAACCAACACCCCAACCCCAACATTTCGCATGAAAACAATGTCACTCAGAATCTTATCCGCATTCCTCCTATGCGCAACTTTTACCCTGACTGCATGCAGCCGCAAGCCAATAGACCCAACCATCCCCGAAGCGCTTCAGGATTCAAATTCCAACTCTGAATACTCTTTTGAACTCAAAAGCCGCGAATCCAACGACTTGGTTGGTGAACTCTTCGCAGAAATCCTTGAAAAACGTCCGGAGGTCAAGAAAATCGTCGATGAACAAATCCAAATGCTCGATGATATTCAGCAGAATATCAATGACCTTGCATCAATCGGACGGAAAAAAGCAACGCCTACTATGCCTCAGCAAGTCGCACGCAAAGGCCATCATGGACAGCATTTCCAGCATGCAATGCGATGGAAAAATCGATGCGAGCGAAGCCCGATGGAAAGCTAGCCTTGCCGCCGCGATGCCCTTTCCGCTCAATTAGCAACAAAGCTAAAACCTGAGAGACGAATTGCGCGTCTCAAAATTCCGGTTGACGATGCCGCAAATCGAGGACTATCAACGCAAAACCATCCGAATCTCGATGCAGCCACGCGGCCCTCAAACAAGCCTCCAATTGGCGACCAGGATGCAAACCATTCCAACAAAGTAATTCGATCAAATTTGCGCAATCGAAAAGAAGACGATCTGCAATAAAACGTTGCCACCAACGTTGGTTTCCATACGTATCGTTCATTCGCATTCGCTACAATGAACTTCGTTGAAGAATTTGAAACCCAACGCCGCTTTTCACTTTTCACTTTTCACTTTTCCTTCCCCATGAACCGCAAGAAATTTCTCACCACCACCGCCTTGACAGCTTTTTCGTTGTCGACATTCGGAACGATCGCCAAAGCCATCGACGGCAGCTTCAAAGGCGATTGTGACACGACCAACGACATTTTGGGACCATTTTACCGGGAAGGTTCGCCGCTGCGGTCGGATTTGACTTTTGAAGGACTCGAGGGGGCCCGCATCAGTGTAAAAGGCAGGATTCTTGGTCCCGATTGCAAAACGCCGCTGGAAAACGCAACCGTCGAAATATGGCATTGCGACACCAAGGGCGAATACGACAATGAAACCGACCAATTCCGTCAGCGCGGACAATGGAAAACCGACAAATCAGGGGAATACGCCTTCAAAACCATTTTCCCTGGCAAATACCTCAACGGCAAACTGTATCGTCCGAGCCATATCCACTTCCGTGTGCGTGCCGCAGAACACAACGAATTGATCTCCCAGATCTACTTCAAGGGCGATCCGCATATTCAGAAAGATCCCTGGGCCTCGCAAGCCAAAGCAAATCAACGCATTCTGGAAATTTTACCCGAAGACATTGCGGGAACGTTTGCCATCCATTTTGATGTGGTTTTGAGTGGCCGCTAAGCCATCACGGAGATTCTTCCGGAGTTTGAGCATTGAACCTTTCGCATCCAATCAGCTCAATTCGTCGTCGGCCCAAAATACACCCCTTCCTTCAATTTCTTGTTTTTCCGCTTTCGAGGACCAAATTCCCAACCGACCCTCACCAATGGAGGCTGATACTGAAAACTGCGGCTATTGTCGTTCAAAATCTCTTCATTCCAATCGCCTAAGAAATTTTCGCCGTCGTAAATGTCATGGCGGACCCGCACATTGACCGACTGGAAACAGAATTCATGGCGTTGCTCGAGACCGATCCAGAGATGCTTTACGGGCGAGAAACTCAAACCTACAAAGGGTTGAATCACAGCACCCATCGCGTCATAAACGACCAAATATCCCTCATCAACCGGGTCGCCGAGATCCCGACTCTGCAGGGGACTAACCCAAGTCGCACCGTTGACGCGAAGATGCAGGCCAAAACCAGCGCCTGCCGAAAGTCTCAAACGGTCTTGAGCGAGTGGATGGATATACCCAAAATCCTGTACGAAGGTGAGTAAGTCTCCACCCTCTAGTCCCCAAGCTTCGGCAGCCAAATGATTTTCATGAAAATTCGTTTGATAGGGAATTTTGTCGATGCCCTACGAAAACCGCTCGCGCAAGAGAAATCCACCTTTTAACACCATGTCCCAAGAGAGCTCTAAGTAATTTCTTTTCATCCAAATCGGCGAATCCGCGGTCAAATTGATGGGTGTATTCTCGAGGAACGGCGCTCGAAATTCATCGAAACCATATCCAAGGTGCAATTGGTGCGTCACTTGAGCGCATGGCAAAAGCGGTAAAAGCAGGGCGAATAGTCCAAACAAGAAAGTACTTTTTCATCGGCATGAATTTAACCCAATTTAAGGATGAGTTCCTGTATATCAACTCTTAAGCATTCATTTTCAGAGAAATTTTCGTAAAAAAGTTTATTAGAATAACGAAGGATTTTGCCTTCTTGAATTCCATTCGCCGACTTGCTATCTTGCCCCATCAATCTAAGAAGAGAGAATGTCTGGCAAAAATTCATCGTCCAAAAAGACAACGGAACGGAAAACCACGCCGCCCGCCAATAAACCCCAAACCGGGAAGAAGCTTCCCAATACCACATCAGGTTTGGCAAGCATCTCCAAAATGACCTGGATTGTAGGCCTGATTGTCGTTTTGGTCACCACCATCGTGTTTTCGGGCGTGACCAAACTCCACTGGACCAATTGGGACGACGACGAATATGTCTATGAAAATTCCATGGTCATGGAAGGTGACTACAATGCGATTTTCAAGGAACCCGTCAACAACAACTACAATCCGTTGCCTGTGGCGATGTTTGCCTGGGAATGGGAATTGGTCAAGGATCCGGCAGCGGAAGCCAAAGATCCAACAAAGGCCTTGGAAGACAAAGCAAGGCTCTTTCACATCAACAACCTCTGGATGCATGTGCTGTGCACGGCGCTTGTGTTCATTCTGATGCTTCAAATGGGCCTGAATCCGATTTGGGCTGGATTGGCAGCATTGTTGTTTGGCATTCACCCGTTGCGCGTCGAGTCGGTGGCTTGGATTACCGAACGCAAAGACGTGATGTTCGGGACCTTTTATGTGGGTGCTTTGATCGCTTACCTGCGTTTTCTGGACACCAAAAAGTGGCTTTTTTACGGGATTTGCATGATTTTATTCGTGCTTTCCTTGTTGAGCAAGATTCAAGCGGTGTCCTTGCCATTGTCGATGATCGCCTTGGATTGGTACCGTTCGCGGAAGTTTAACATGCCCACCATCCTCGAAAAGGTGCCATTTTTTATTGGTTCGGCCATCATTGGCTACATCGGCGTATTGTTCCTTTCGAAGGGGGAAACGATTGACACGACCCAAACATTTGGCCTGTTCCAGCGTGTGGCCTTGGGTTTTACCTCCTATTGTTTGTACATCGTGAAGGCGGTGGTGCCCTACGAAACTTGCACGTTTTACCCCTATCCCAAAGCAGTGACGACCTTGCACTATGTGGGACTCGCCAGCGCGATCGGGGCAATCATTGGGGCGATTTTCCTGCGAAAGGTGGCCAAGGAGGTCACTTTTGGACTGGCATTTTTCTCGGTGAACATCATTTTCCTGCTCCAAATCGTGGGGGCAGGTAGCGCCTTTTTCTCGGATCGCTTCACCTACATCGCCTACATCGGATTGTTTTTTGCCTTGGCCATGTTGGCACAACGCGCCGTGAAGGCAAAACCGGCCTTGATGCCTGTGGTGGCTGGAATTGCTGGATTATGGGTCTTGGGTTCTGCGGTTTTGACTTGGCAATACGTCCCGGCTTGGCAAAACACCGACACGCTCTGGACGGATGTGATGGAAAAATACCCGCGCAAGGTCGTATTGGCCTACGTGAACCGCGCGCAGTACCTGCGTCGTCATAGCCAATACCTTCGCAGCCAAAATAAGACCGCCGAGGCGCAAGCCGAATTCGACAAAGCATTTCAAGACTTAACCACGGCCATCGAATTGCAGCCCAATTACCACCTAGGTTATCTGAACCGCGGGAATATCTTCTTTGACCGCGGCGAAGACGACAAAGCCTTGGCGGATTACACCAAGGTGCTGGACATTTTGGGGCCGATTGATTTCAACAAGCGGATTGACAATGCGGCAGCGGGCGCGTTGAGCAACCGTGGGGCGATCTATTCGCGGAAGGGAATGCGGATGGAAGCCTTGGCGGATTTGGACTTGGCATTAAAAATCAATCCCAAGGACAAAAACACGTGGAATAACCGCGCGGTGACCCATTTTGACATGGGCAATTACACCAAGGCGATTGCGGACTTCACGGAGTTGTTGAAATATGAACCCAATCTCAGCGGTGCTGTCAATGCCCGTGGCGTTTGTTATATGCGACTCGGAAAATGGCAGGAATCCTTGACGGATTTCAACAAAGCGGTGCAAATGGATCCCAAAAGCGGGGCCTTCATCAGCAACCGCGCGATCGCCCATGCCAATCTCGGCAACAAATCAGCGGCCTTGGCCGACGCCCAAAAGGCGCAAGCGCTTGGTCAGCCGATGGATCCGGCATTTTTGCAGAGTTTGCAGCAGTAGGCTGGGGTTCGCCCCCTCAAGGGCTTGCAGCTTATACCCCTACTTGGAGCTAGGAGCGATCTTTTGCATTGCAACAAAGTATGTTTGTCCATCAAAACTGTTTGCACAAGCGCATTCCATGATAATTGGACGCTCAGGAAAGACCTTTTGGTACAAGGCAACGCGTTCGTCAAGGGGAATCGGCAAAGGGTCTTGCATATTGGTGATCAAAAGTCCAATCACCAATGCAGGATCGTGCAATGGTGGTCGCCAGCCATCCAAAATTTCAGGTCGGGTATGGTATTTGAAATGCATTCCGATCACGCGTTCAACAGCTG
Proteins encoded in this region:
- a CDS encoding AAA family ATPase — encoded protein: MYLKSIHIKNIRGIEDFKMDFPEAKEAGWHVLLGQMVPGKTTVLRAIALALIGPTEILRLDHLQAGVVGSSGANEIESTISFKTKTEWEVQVEIALRYIGDSVH
- a CDS encoding twin-arginine translocation pathway signal protein; this translates as MNRKKFLTTTALTAFSLSTFGTIAKAIDGSFKGDCDTTNDILGPFYREGSPLRSDLTFEGLEGARISVKGRILGPDCKTPLENATVEIWHCDTKGEYDNETDQFRQRGQWKTDKSGEYAFKTIFPGKYLNGKLYRPSHIHFRVRAAEHNELISQIYFKGDPHIQKDPWASQAKANQRILEILPEDIAGTFAIHFDVVLSGR
- a CDS encoding tetratricopeptide repeat protein — protein: MSGKNSSSKKTTERKTTPPANKPQTGKKLPNTTSGLASISKMTWIVGLIVVLVTTIVFSGVTKLHWTNWDDDEYVYENSMVMEGDYNAIFKEPVNNNYNPLPVAMFAWEWELVKDPAAEAKDPTKALEDKARLFHINNLWMHVLCTALVFILMLQMGLNPIWAGLAALLFGIHPLRVESVAWITERKDVMFGTFYVGALIAYLRFLDTKKWLFYGICMILFVLSLLSKIQAVSLPLSMIALDWYRSRKFNMPTILEKVPFFIGSAIIGYIGVLFLSKGETIDTTQTFGLFQRVALGFTSYCLYIVKAVVPYETCTFYPYPKAVTTLHYVGLASAIGAIIGAIFLRKVAKEVTFGLAFFSVNIIFLLQIVGAGSAFFSDRFTYIAYIGLFFALAMLAQRAVKAKPALMPVVAGIAGLWVLGSAVLTWQYVPAWQNTDTLWTDVMEKYPRKVVLAYVNRAQYLRRHSQYLRSQNKTAEAQAEFDKAFQDLTTAIELQPNYHLGYLNRGNIFFDRGEDDKALADYTKVLDILGPIDFNKRIDNAAAGALSNRGAIYSRKGMRMEALADLDLALKINPKDKNTWNNRAVTHFDMGNYTKAIADFTELLKYEPNLSGAVNARGVCYMRLGKWQESLTDFNKAVQMDPKSGAFISNRAIAHANLGNKSAALADAQKAQALGQPMDPAFLQSLQQ